Proteins encoded in a region of the Shewanella polaris genome:
- a CDS encoding nitroreductase family protein encodes MTQAHLPLTDFIEYSTDEMLKRAQDHYQEIKRRHSIRAFSDRAVPQAIIEQCILAAGTAPNGANHQPWHFVAINSPQIKAQIRQQAEALEQAFYAGRAGEEWLDALKPLGTNADKPYLEHAPWLIAVFSKKRTEAAGEQKSNYYVHESVGIATGFLIQALHHAGLGTLTHTPKPMSFLSKVCGRDNDNERPYMLIIAGYPADDATIPQHAIDKKTLNEICDFM; translated from the coding sequence ATGACCCAAGCGCATTTACCACTGACAGATTTTATTGAGTACTCAACTGATGAAATGCTTAAACGAGCACAAGATCATTACCAGGAGATTAAGCGGCGTCATTCTATAAGAGCATTTTCTGATCGCGCAGTGCCGCAAGCCATTATTGAACAATGTATTTTAGCTGCGGGCACGGCACCTAATGGCGCAAATCATCAGCCGTGGCATTTTGTGGCAATTAATAGCCCACAGATAAAAGCGCAAATTCGTCAGCAAGCAGAAGCGTTAGAACAAGCATTTTATGCTGGTCGTGCAGGTGAAGAATGGCTAGATGCATTAAAACCGTTAGGCACCAATGCCGATAAACCCTACTTAGAACATGCACCTTGGCTGATTGCGGTGTTCAGTAAAAAGCGCACCGAAGCAGCAGGAGAGCAGAAAAGTAATTATTATGTACACGAGTCTGTGGGAATTGCGACTGGATTTTTAATCCAAGCATTGCATCATGCTGGTCTTGGTACATTAACTCACACCCCAAAACCGATGAGCTTTTTAAGTAAAGTGTGTGGCCGTGACAATGATAATGAACGTCCCTATATGCTTATTATTGCTGGGTATCCGGCTGATGATGCGACTATTCCACAACATGCGATCGACAAAAAAACATTGAATGAAATTTGTGATTTTATGTGA
- a CDS encoding LpxL/LpxP family Kdo(2)-lipid IV(A) lauroyl/palmitoleoyl acyltransferase, with protein MVEKAEFSSDLYHPKHWPMWLGVGLMRLTLLLPLSWQMKIGSSIGRLVMKVAGGRTHTAKRNIELCFPNMSDTDKQKLLERTFEETGKALFDTINAWWWSNERVQQHMTIKGTEHVSQSLDNGKGVILFAVHCLPLEMGARIFGQFAPGIGVYRPHNNPVMEYLQVKGRLRSNKGLVPKRDVRQMIRSLRSPDVIWYTADQDFGRSSAVFIPFFGVPDAATITGATALARLGKANVVPFFVERNADDKGYTLEIMPPIENFPGDNETDDAIRGNQIVEQLISRNKEQYMWLHRRFKTRPTEDTPSLYD; from the coding sequence GTGGTCGAGAAAGCCGAATTTTCTTCTGATTTATATCATCCTAAACATTGGCCTATGTGGTTAGGCGTCGGTTTAATGCGTTTAACCCTGCTATTACCCTTATCTTGGCAAATGAAAATTGGTAGCAGTATTGGTCGATTAGTGATGAAAGTAGCTGGTGGCCGAACTCATACAGCAAAACGTAATATCGAGTTATGCTTTCCAAATATGAGTGATACAGACAAACAGAAACTGCTTGAGCGTACTTTTGAAGAAACCGGTAAAGCATTATTTGACACCATTAATGCATGGTGGTGGTCTAACGAGCGCGTGCAGCAACACATGACCATTAAAGGCACTGAGCATGTTAGTCAAAGCCTAGACAATGGCAAAGGGGTGATTTTATTTGCCGTACATTGTTTACCACTTGAAATGGGCGCGCGAATTTTTGGCCAGTTTGCCCCGGGAATTGGAGTATATCGTCCCCACAACAATCCGGTGATGGAATACTTACAAGTCAAAGGTCGCTTACGTTCAAACAAAGGCTTGGTACCTAAGCGCGACGTGCGCCAAATGATCCGCAGTTTGCGCAGCCCAGACGTTATTTGGTATACCGCCGATCAAGATTTTGGTCGTTCAAGCGCTGTATTTATCCCATTTTTTGGCGTACCCGATGCTGCAACCATTACTGGTGCTACTGCACTAGCGAGACTAGGTAAAGCCAATGTGGTGCCTTTTTTTGTAGAACGTAATGCAGATGATAAGGGCTATACCCTTGAAATCATGCCGCCTATAGAGAACTTCCCCGGCGATAATGAAACTGACGACGCCATTCGTGGAAACCAGATTGTTGAACAACTGATTAGCCGCAACAAGGAGCAATATATGTGGCTACATCGTCGCTTTAAAACCCGCCCCACTGAAGACACGCCATCCTTATATGACTGA
- the hldE gene encoding bifunctional D-glycero-beta-D-manno-heptose-7-phosphate kinase/D-glycero-beta-D-manno-heptose 1-phosphate adenylyltransferase HldE, whose translation MKVSLPAFENARVLVIGDVMLDRYWVGPTGRISPEAPVPVVKINQIEDRPGGAANVALNIATLGGQVQLAGIVGQDETAQALTQGVKVFGVEPQWLTVADKPTITKLRVLSRNQQLIRLDFEEPFDKSTSQALFAQSEAILDNVDVLVLSDYAKGAIDEPKDFIAKARAKGVKVLVDPKGHDFARYHGASLITPNMSEFEAVVGTVTSEADLIEKAQKLIKLHNFDAILVTRSEKGMTLVSQDQLELHIPTVAREVHDVTGAGDTVISALATSIAAGATLAQACAIANTAAGVVVGKLGTSTVSRIELIQALALNHGESGFGVMTEDQLAYAMEQARLRGERIVMTNGCFDILHAGHVSYLQQAKALGHRLIVAVNNDDSVTRLKGPGRPVNPVDRRMAVLAGLASVDWVVPFAEDTPQRIIARLLPDSLVKGGDYKVEDIAGGAEVIAAGGKVEVLGFEDGVSTTAIIQNIMSQK comes from the coding sequence ATGAAGGTTTCTCTTCCAGCTTTTGAAAATGCGCGCGTTTTAGTGATTGGCGATGTAATGTTAGATCGCTATTGGGTTGGCCCTACGGGACGCATTTCACCTGAAGCCCCAGTCCCTGTTGTTAAAATTAACCAAATTGAAGATAGACCCGGCGGCGCTGCTAACGTGGCATTAAACATTGCTACGTTAGGTGGTCAAGTCCAGTTAGCGGGTATTGTTGGCCAAGATGAAACTGCGCAAGCACTTACCCAAGGGGTTAAAGTGTTTGGTGTTGAACCGCAATGGCTCACCGTAGCAGACAAGCCAACGATTACTAAATTACGGGTCTTGTCACGTAATCAACAATTGATCCGCTTAGATTTTGAAGAGCCTTTTGATAAGTCAACTAGCCAAGCGTTATTTGCTCAAAGTGAAGCGATTTTAGATAATGTCGATGTATTGGTATTGTCTGATTATGCCAAGGGCGCCATTGATGAGCCAAAGGATTTTATTGCTAAAGCTCGAGCCAAAGGAGTAAAGGTTTTAGTTGATCCTAAAGGTCATGATTTTGCCCGTTATCATGGTGCGTCATTAATCACCCCAAATATGAGTGAGTTTGAAGCAGTTGTCGGTACCGTTACTAGCGAAGCTGATTTAATTGAAAAAGCCCAAAAGCTGATTAAGTTGCATAACTTTGATGCCATCTTAGTGACTCGCTCAGAAAAAGGCATGACGTTAGTGTCGCAAGACCAACTTGAATTGCATATTCCAACGGTTGCCCGTGAGGTTCACGATGTGACTGGCGCCGGCGATACCGTGATTTCTGCCTTAGCGACCTCGATTGCTGCCGGTGCTACATTGGCGCAAGCCTGTGCGATTGCCAATACTGCTGCGGGTGTGGTTGTGGGCAAGTTAGGCACATCAACAGTAAGCCGCATTGAACTAATACAAGCATTAGCCCTGAATCATGGCGAGTCTGGTTTTGGGGTGATGACAGAGGATCAATTGGCTTATGCGATGGAGCAAGCACGTTTACGAGGTGAACGTATTGTGATGACTAATGGTTGTTTTGATATTTTACATGCTGGCCATGTAAGCTATTTGCAACAAGCCAAAGCGTTAGGACATCGTCTTATTGTTGCGGTAAATAATGATGACTCAGTTACCCGTTTAAAAGGTCCTGGACGTCCTGTTAATCCAGTAGATCGCCGTATGGCAGTTTTAGCTGGACTCGCATCAGTAGATTGGGTTGTTCCTTTCGCTGAAGACACGCCACAACGTATCATTGCACGTTTATTGCCTGACTCTTTAGTGAAAGGCGGCGATTACAAAGTGGAAGATATTGCTGGTGGTGCTGAAGTGATTGCTGCTGGTGGCAAGGTTGAAGTGCTCGGATTTGAGGACGGTGTATCAACTACCGCGATTATTCAAAATATTATGTCGCAAAAATAG
- a CDS encoding TetR/AcrR family transcriptional regulator: MAKRSRVETELTVNQILDEAFKQILTIGFDAMSYTTLSTAIGVSRTGISHHFPRKTEFLVRLDQRIGEFFVEALDFSSVASLELSWRKALQHKEHKAVLKLFFSLCGTNDNSVTYFSAVNTAKKIAITELGDNGGKCINQLIGYSAFLLLESTL; encoded by the coding sequence ATGGCCAAACGTTCTCGAGTTGAAACTGAGTTAACTGTTAACCAAATTTTAGATGAAGCCTTTAAGCAAATACTCACAATTGGTTTTGATGCGATGTCGTATACGACATTATCTACAGCCATTGGAGTTAGTCGAACAGGTATTAGTCATCATTTTCCACGTAAAACAGAATTTTTAGTGCGTTTAGATCAACGGATCGGAGAGTTTTTTGTTGAAGCACTCGATTTTAGTTCTGTTGCATCACTAGAATTATCGTGGAGAAAAGCATTACAACATAAAGAGCATAAAGCGGTTTTAAAATTGTTTTTTAGTCTTTGTGGCACAAATGACAATAGTGTCACTTATTTTAGCGCAGTAAATACTGCTAAAAAAATAGCGATAACTGAGTTGGGTGATAACGGTGGGAAATGTATTAATCAGCTGATTGGTTATAGTGCGTTTTTGTTACTCGAAAGTACACTTTAA
- a CDS encoding DUF3581 domain-containing protein — MFLSPYFTKQDQSVFISAQQASDFAKKVAGDFNPIHDVGAKRFCVPGDLLFALVLTEYGLSQNMQFKFAGMVGDNVELHVDKSVGDKFSICDTKGKEYLHIERQGEVCKCDVQTAAFIKSYVAFSGLNFIHVLVPMMKQYKVMINPDRPLVIYESMSFHLDSYDFEDISLHLIDQQLLINGKRGDVTLSFELRHNERAIGTGKKTLVLSGLREYDEDKAQQMCQNYESRKVTL; from the coding sequence ATGTTTTTATCACCTTATTTTACCAAGCAAGATCAAAGCGTGTTCATCTCTGCCCAGCAAGCCAGTGACTTTGCAAAGAAAGTTGCAGGCGATTTCAACCCTATCCATGATGTGGGCGCTAAACGTTTTTGTGTTCCAGGCGATTTATTATTTGCGCTTGTACTAACCGAGTACGGCCTTAGCCAAAATATGCAATTTAAGTTTGCTGGTATGGTAGGTGATAATGTTGAGCTTCACGTAGATAAAAGTGTCGGCGATAAATTCAGTATTTGCGACACCAAAGGTAAGGAATACCTTCACATTGAGCGACAAGGTGAAGTGTGCAAATGCGATGTACAAACAGCTGCATTCATTAAAAGTTATGTGGCTTTTTCTGGCTTAAACTTTATCCATGTACTCGTACCGATGATGAAGCAATACAAGGTAATGATTAACCCTGATCGTCCATTAGTTATTTACGAAAGCATGTCTTTTCATCTAGATAGCTATGACTTTGAGGACATCAGTCTACATTTAATCGACCAGCAGTTGTTGATTAATGGCAAACGTGGAGATGTCACCTTAAGCTTCGAATTACGTCATAACGAACGAGCCATTGGAACAGGAAAGAAAACATTAGTCCTCAGTGGACTACGTGAATATGATGAAGATAAAGCACAGCAAATGTGTCAAAATTACGAATCTCGTAAAGTGACGTTATAA
- a CDS encoding Lrp/AsnC family transcriptional regulator — MIKKPVKLDKINRNILIELQNNSRISNNELSERVGLSPSACLQRVKAMEDCGYILQYVMALDINKLCVNVKAYINIKLKSNTYQNCSIFERSAKKYPQIVDCLRVNGEIDYIAFVICTSIEEFNHFCDELLQADLGIENITSHFVLDEPKWFGGYPLNNLQWKDV, encoded by the coding sequence ATGATAAAAAAACCTGTCAAACTGGATAAAATAAATCGAAATATTCTTATTGAACTACAGAATAACTCTCGAATTAGTAATAACGAATTATCTGAACGGGTAGGTTTGTCACCCAGTGCATGCCTACAACGAGTAAAAGCGATGGAAGATTGTGGCTATATATTACAGTATGTTATGGCGTTAGATATCAATAAACTCTGCGTTAATGTAAAAGCCTATATCAATATTAAGCTAAAGAGTAACACCTACCAAAACTGCTCTATTTTCGAGCGTTCTGCAAAAAAATACCCTCAAATTGTCGACTGCTTAAGAGTGAATGGTGAAATTGATTATATCGCTTTTGTCATTTGCACTTCGATTGAAGAGTTTAATCACTTTTGTGATGAGCTTTTACAGGCGGATTTAGGCATTGAAAATATAACCTCTCACTTCGTACTTGACGAGCCAAAGTGGTTTGGAGGATACCCATTGAATAACTTGCAATGGAAAGATGTGTAA
- a CDS encoding peptidylprolyl isomerase produces the protein MIHNPKVKIHTDIGDLIVTLYADKAPVTVSNFLNYVQQKRFNDSTIFRIVTESNAEQPEDANTKIQVIQAGLPPEHPLLLPSIIHESTKDSGLSHIHGTISMARFEPGSADGSFFFCIGDQLELDYGGKRYSDGLGFAAFGRITDGMDALTSIFEQAEPQEYLKNEITIKSIALI, from the coding sequence GTGATACATAACCCAAAAGTAAAAATACACACTGACATTGGCGACCTCATCGTTACTCTATACGCTGATAAAGCACCCGTAACAGTCAGTAACTTCTTAAATTATGTCCAACAAAAACGATTCAATGACTCGACGATATTTCGAATTGTCACTGAAAGTAATGCTGAGCAGCCTGAAGATGCCAATACAAAAATTCAAGTGATCCAAGCAGGATTACCGCCTGAACATCCCTTACTTTTACCGTCTATAATCCATGAGTCAACAAAAGATTCTGGGCTTTCACATATTCATGGCACCATCTCGATGGCGAGATTTGAACCGGGTAGTGCTGATGGTAGCTTCTTTTTCTGTATTGGCGATCAATTAGAACTTGATTATGGTGGTAAACGTTATAGTGATGGCCTTGGTTTTGCTGCTTTTGGCCGAATTACTGACGGCATGGACGCGTTAACAAGTATTTTTGAACAGGCAGAGCCACAAGAATATCTTAAGAACGAAATCACTATAAAATCAATAGCCTTGATTTGA
- a CDS encoding MFS transporter, with translation MSTLPIHKTKDFAFGLAGLLTAPIGYLVLLFLPVYLEVIALTMKLTSVQVGYLAATDAMGIVVATLVFSTFVSKLNFRNIVIAGVLLSCCANLASAYTGDFLVLCLIRVIAGIGEGLLVAVGITSIGMTTNPNRWFGFYTAVVVAVQALGLVAVAPIYQFAGLQGVFVAMAIFYLTPLFVINNLPKNSQSYKSKLTNDGAINTIPTRYFLIALAGLFCFYIGIGGTWSYISFVGTDAGLSLDYVSQALALAMIAGLLGALFFAWLNIKGKSTLLLLLSIVLMSACLIFVSFEVSEFKYLALLSIFSFFWSIVGARTFAIISDADHSGKYITAAQTWVGVGYIVGPVAASEIMLDFSYLGVNVMGSICFVACFILMIPLAYQSK, from the coding sequence ATGTCTACATTACCAATTCATAAAACCAAAGATTTTGCATTTGGTTTAGCAGGCTTGTTAACCGCTCCAATTGGTTACTTAGTATTATTATTTTTGCCTGTATATTTAGAAGTTATTGCATTAACAATGAAGCTGACAAGTGTGCAAGTGGGGTATTTAGCCGCTACCGATGCGATGGGTATCGTGGTGGCTACCCTCGTATTTTCAACATTTGTTTCAAAGCTTAATTTCAGGAATATCGTCATTGCCGGAGTATTACTGAGTTGCTGTGCAAATTTGGCATCAGCCTATACCGGTGATTTTTTGGTGTTGTGCCTCATTCGAGTTATTGCAGGCATTGGTGAAGGTTTACTCGTGGCCGTTGGCATCACTTCAATCGGTATGACAACTAACCCAAATCGTTGGTTTGGGTTTTATACCGCGGTAGTCGTTGCCGTTCAAGCACTCGGGCTGGTAGCTGTTGCACCTATTTATCAATTTGCTGGGCTACAGGGGGTATTTGTCGCCATGGCAATATTTTATTTAACACCATTATTTGTCATCAACAATTTACCAAAAAACAGTCAAAGCTACAAAAGTAAGCTTACAAATGATGGCGCTATAAACACAATTCCCACGCGATACTTTCTTATCGCACTTGCTGGTTTATTTTGTTTTTACATCGGTATAGGCGGTACGTGGAGTTACATTTCCTTTGTGGGTACGGATGCAGGATTATCTTTAGACTATGTTTCTCAAGCACTCGCCCTTGCTATGATAGCAGGCTTATTAGGAGCACTATTCTTTGCTTGGTTAAATATTAAAGGCAAGAGCACCTTGTTGCTACTGCTCTCTATTGTATTGATGAGCGCTTGTTTGATTTTTGTGTCTTTTGAAGTCAGTGAATTTAAATATTTAGCTTTATTAAGTATATTCAGTTTCTTTTGGAGTATTGTGGGCGCAAGAACTTTTGCGATTATTTCAGATGCAGACCACTCAGGAAAATATATTACTGCAGCCCAAACCTGGGTTGGTGTCGGTTACATTGTTGGTCCGGTTGCGGCAAGTGAAATTATGTTAGACTTTAGCTACTTAGGGGTAAATGTAATGGGATCTATCTGTTTTGTTGCGTGTTTTATATTAATGATCCCTCTAGCTTACCAATCAAAATAA
- a CDS encoding hydantoinase B/oxoprolinase family protein, with protein MTIIQANKEPQQPKSVDIFTIEIIKNALIAIGEEMFLALKRSSKSPIIYESLDYGIGVTDAQGRLISQGNGIPGFIGTLDAAVQRIIEKFDANNIYADDVFILNDPYSGGGTHLSDVCMIRPIFYQHTLVAWTANKAHWTEVGGKDPGSYSADATSIYQEGLQFPGIKVYEKGIANQSLLDLIEANVRLPEMTLGDLKACAASLKVGEQRFLSLIEKYGQETTLTAIDKLLDHGDTMVFEKFKTLPKGDFYAEDIIDEDGMGHGPFVIKVKVTITDEEFICDFTGSSKQALGPINCTMGVLVSAAREVFMGVVKPNAAATDGCFRRLRVECPEGTILTAQRPAPVSSYFESMVCAADVIRKALSSAIPDVLTAGQFGSVCTISLSGINPLTKEPFLLVEPLVGGWGANIIKDGESGQFCVGNGETSNIPIEITEERYGVRVERYEFNPDSAGCGEFRGGKGVILEYRVLGDGADISSFFGRGITPTWGTNGGQNGSCNYIAIIDSDGNEKARFSRKSRYPLEKGDLIRLVTGNGGGWGDPLKRSAQSITKDIVNGFISEQEAIEIYQYNQ; from the coding sequence ATGACAATAATTCAAGCCAACAAGGAACCTCAGCAGCCTAAATCTGTTGATATTTTTACTATAGAAATCATTAAAAATGCCTTAATCGCGATTGGCGAAGAAATGTTTTTAGCGTTGAAGCGCAGCAGTAAAAGCCCCATTATTTATGAATCATTAGATTATGGTATTGGGGTAACAGATGCCCAAGGGCGATTAATATCACAAGGTAACGGTATTCCGGGTTTTATAGGAACACTCGACGCCGCAGTGCAGCGCATCATTGAAAAGTTTGATGCCAATAATATTTATGCCGATGATGTATTCATCTTAAATGACCCATACTCAGGCGGAGGTACTCATTTATCAGATGTTTGTATGATCCGTCCTATATTTTATCAGCATACATTGGTTGCATGGACGGCAAATAAAGCTCATTGGACTGAAGTTGGCGGCAAAGACCCTGGAAGCTACAGTGCTGATGCAACCTCTATTTACCAAGAAGGCCTTCAGTTCCCGGGTATCAAAGTGTATGAAAAAGGCATTGCCAATCAATCGCTGTTAGATTTGATTGAAGCAAATGTGCGTTTACCGGAAATGACCTTGGGTGATTTAAAAGCCTGTGCGGCATCATTAAAAGTAGGTGAGCAGCGCTTTTTATCTTTGATAGAAAAATATGGACAAGAAACAACATTAACAGCAATTGATAAACTATTAGATCACGGCGATACCATGGTGTTTGAAAAGTTTAAAACGTTACCCAAAGGCGACTTTTATGCTGAAGACATTATCGACGAAGATGGTATGGGACACGGCCCCTTTGTCATTAAAGTCAAAGTCACTATCACTGATGAAGAGTTTATTTGTGATTTTACAGGTTCGTCAAAACAAGCTCTTGGGCCAATTAATTGCACTATGGGTGTGCTTGTTTCGGCAGCGAGAGAAGTATTTATGGGCGTTGTAAAGCCCAATGCAGCGGCTACTGACGGTTGCTTTAGACGTCTTAGAGTAGAGTGTCCAGAGGGCACAATATTAACAGCCCAGCGCCCTGCTCCTGTTTCATCCTATTTTGAGTCGATGGTTTGTGCAGCGGATGTGATCCGTAAAGCACTCTCCTCTGCCATTCCAGATGTATTAACTGCAGGTCAATTTGGCTCTGTGTGCACAATAAGCTTATCGGGAATTAATCCTCTGACAAAAGAACCATTTTTGTTGGTTGAACCATTAGTCGGTGGTTGGGGAGCAAATATCATCAAAGATGGTGAGTCTGGTCAGTTCTGTGTTGGCAATGGCGAAACTAGCAATATACCCATAGAGATCACTGAAGAGCGTTATGGTGTTCGCGTTGAGCGCTATGAATTTAATCCAGATAGTGCTGGTTGTGGTGAATTTCGCGGTGGTAAAGGGGTTATTCTCGAGTATCGCGTATTAGGTGATGGAGCTGATATTTCGAGCTTTTTTGGTCGAGGGATCACACCAACATGGGGAACCAATGGTGGCCAGAACGGTTCTTGTAACTATATCGCGATTATTGATAGTGATGGCAATGAAAAAGCTAGATTCAGTCGAAAAAGCCGATATCCTTTAGAGAAAGGTGACTTAATACGCTTAGTCACTGGCAATGGTGGCGGTTGGGGAGACCCGTTAAAACGTTCAGCACAATCTATCACTAAAGATATTGTTAATGGATTTATTTCCGAACAGGAAGCTATAGAAATATACCAATATAATCAGTAA